A portion of the Bosea sp. NBC_00550 genome contains these proteins:
- the ligD gene encoding DNA ligase D, translated as MVGKLQAYRAKRDFQKTKEPSDDAAVASSDRLRFVIQKHDATRLHYDLRLELDGVFKSWAVTKGPSLDPHDKRLAVEVEDHPLAYGDFEGTIPKGQYGGGTVQLWDRGFWKPEGKLSAQRQFEKGDLKFVLDGQRLHGSFVLVRMRKDRDGGKRPNWLLIKHRDDHAVDRDGEAVLKDETSVASGRTMKAIAEGKGRSPKPFLLTEEAMDAGAVWDSRSGLAADKRRNATDTVPAKTRNSRNAGRGKSTLPEFVTPQLCRSVERPPSGDGWVHEIKFDGYRIQLRVENGKATLKTRKGLDWTSKFKAVAKAGASLPNCIIDGEVVALDEHGAPDFAALQAALSEQKTDNLVFFAFDLLATDGQDLRDQTLLARKSQLEELLRANGDGVTLRYVEHFESGGEAVLKSACRLSLEGIVSKRTDASYVSGRSDSWTKAKCRAGHEVVIGGWSTTAGKFRSLLVGVHRGSHFVYIGRVGTGYGAAKVQALLPRLKEQAASKSPFTGAGAPRREPGVTWVNPALVAEIEFAGWTGDGMVRQAAFKGLRDDKPAEEVETELPVQPEAVETPQPGPVARRSTRGGRVDVLGVAISNPDKRLWPDGEDGKPVSKLDLARYFEAVGGWLLPHIKGRPCSLLRAPDGIDGETFFQRHAGMGTSNLFELVKVFGDKKSYLQIDRIEALIAAAQIGGIELHPWNCQPGDPETPGRLVFDLDPGPGVSFEDVIETAKAMQQRLDQLGLASFCKTTGGKGLHVVTPLAKPRRGALDWPSAKDFARRLCAQLAAEKPERYVVNMAKRLRNGRIFLDYLRNDRMATAVAPLSARARPGAHVSMPLVWSQVKAGLDPARFTVRTAPSLLKKTKAWEGYCDAEGSLKDAIRKLGSTK; from the coding sequence GTGGTCGGCAAGCTGCAGGCATATCGCGCCAAACGCGACTTCCAAAAAACCAAGGAACCGAGCGACGATGCCGCGGTGGCTTCTTCGGACCGGCTGCGCTTCGTCATCCAGAAGCACGATGCCACCCGACTGCACTATGATCTCCGTCTGGAACTGGATGGAGTTTTCAAATCCTGGGCGGTGACCAAGGGTCCTTCCCTTGACCCGCACGACAAACGTCTGGCTGTCGAGGTTGAAGACCATCCGCTGGCCTACGGTGATTTCGAAGGCACCATCCCGAAAGGCCAGTACGGCGGCGGTACTGTGCAGCTTTGGGACCGCGGGTTCTGGAAACCCGAAGGAAAGCTCAGTGCGCAGCGCCAATTTGAAAAGGGCGACCTGAAATTCGTCCTCGACGGTCAGCGTCTGCACGGCAGCTTCGTTCTCGTCCGCATGCGAAAGGATCGGGACGGGGGAAAACGCCCCAACTGGCTCTTGATCAAGCATCGCGACGACCATGCCGTCGATCGAGATGGGGAAGCCGTTCTGAAGGATGAAACCTCCGTCGCCTCGGGCCGCACGATGAAGGCGATCGCGGAAGGCAAGGGCCGCTCGCCCAAGCCCTTTCTTTTGACGGAGGAGGCCATGGATGCAGGCGCTGTTTGGGACAGCCGGTCGGGGCTTGCTGCGGACAAGAGGCGCAATGCGACGGACACGGTGCCAGCTAAAACGCGCAACTCCAGAAACGCAGGCAGAGGCAAGTCTACGCTTCCGGAATTCGTGACGCCTCAGCTTTGTCGCAGTGTCGAGCGTCCACCGTCAGGTGATGGGTGGGTGCACGAGATCAAGTTCGATGGCTATCGAATCCAGCTTCGCGTCGAAAACGGCAAAGCGACTTTGAAAACGCGTAAGGGCCTCGACTGGACCTCCAAATTCAAAGCGGTTGCCAAAGCCGGCGCGTCATTGCCGAATTGCATTATTGATGGCGAGGTCGTCGCCTTGGATGAGCATGGGGCGCCGGATTTCGCAGCGCTGCAGGCTGCTTTGTCGGAGCAGAAGACGGACAATCTCGTATTCTTTGCCTTCGACCTTCTTGCGACAGACGGTCAGGATCTGCGCGACCAGACCCTACTGGCGCGCAAGTCGCAACTGGAAGAACTCCTCCGCGCCAACGGAGATGGCGTCACGCTGCGTTATGTCGAGCACTTCGAGAGCGGCGGGGAGGCGGTCTTGAAATCGGCATGCCGTCTTTCGCTCGAAGGAATCGTGTCGAAGCGAACTGATGCGTCATACGTTTCCGGCCGAAGCGACAGCTGGACCAAAGCCAAATGCCGGGCGGGACATGAGGTCGTCATTGGCGGTTGGTCGACCACGGCAGGCAAGTTTCGTTCTCTTCTCGTCGGCGTCCATCGCGGCTCTCATTTCGTTTATATCGGCCGGGTCGGGACTGGTTATGGCGCGGCAAAGGTTCAGGCGCTGTTGCCCCGACTGAAGGAACAAGCTGCGTCGAAATCCCCCTTCACCGGTGCTGGCGCTCCGCGGCGCGAGCCGGGCGTCACCTGGGTCAATCCGGCGCTGGTCGCGGAGATCGAATTCGCTGGGTGGACCGGTGATGGAATGGTTAGGCAGGCCGCGTTCAAGGGCTTGCGCGATGACAAGCCGGCCGAGGAGGTCGAGACCGAACTGCCAGTCCAACCGGAGGCCGTTGAAACACCCCAGCCTGGCCCCGTCGCACGTCGGTCGACACGCGGTGGGCGGGTGGACGTATTGGGTGTTGCCATCTCCAATCCGGACAAGCGGCTCTGGCCGGACGGTGAAGACGGGAAACCGGTTTCGAAACTGGATCTAGCTCGTTACTTCGAAGCGGTCGGCGGCTGGCTGCTGCCGCACATCAAGGGCCGTCCGTGTTCCCTCTTGCGGGCCCCAGATGGGATTGACGGCGAGACCTTTTTTCAGCGTCACGCGGGGATGGGTACTTCTAACCTGTTCGAGCTCGTGAAGGTGTTCGGTGACAAGAAATCCTATCTTCAGATCGACCGGATCGAGGCACTGATTGCAGCGGCGCAGATCGGTGGCATCGAGCTGCATCCCTGGAACTGCCAGCCGGGGGATCCGGAAACGCCGGGCAGGCTTGTATTCGATCTCGATCCCGGGCCCGGAGTCTCCTTTGAGGACGTCATCGAAACTGCGAAGGCGATGCAACAACGCTTGGATCAGCTTGGTCTCGCCAGTTTCTGCAAGACGACGGGAGGCAAGGGGCTGCATGTGGTAACGCCGCTGGCCAAGCCGCGGCGTGGGGCACTCGACTGGCCCAGTGCGAAGGATTTTGCCCGCCGCCTCTGCGCGCAGCTGGCCGCCGAGAAACCTGAACGCTACGTGGTCAACATGGCCAAGCGGCTGCGCAATGGCCGCATTTTCCTTGATTATCTCCGAAACGACAGGATGGCGACAGCGGTCGCGCCGCTCTCGGCCCGCGCCAGGCCGGGTGCTCACGTATCGATGCCTTTGGTCTGGTCTCAGGTAAAGGCCGGCTTGGATCCCGCGCGATTTACTGTGCGCACTGCGCCATCGCTCCTGAAGAAGACGAAGGCCTGGGAGGGTTATTGCGATGCCGAAGGTTCGCTTAAGGACGCCATCCGCAAACTGGGCTCGACCAAATAG
- the ku gene encoding non-homologous end joining protein Ku has translation MAPRAIWKGVLKVSEVTCPVALYTAASTAERISFHTLNRKTGHRVHRQFVDEVTGKPVEKEDQVKGYDRGAGDYIVLEPDEIADAIPESDKTLDVATFLPCDEIDDVFFDRPYYVAPSTPVASEAFKLIRDSMAAQKSAALARTVIFRRMRSILIRPHGEGLIATTLNFDYEVRSAEEAFSDIPKIKIEGEMLELAEHIIKTKAGEFDPKNFDDRYEAALAELVKAKIEGRKIRPPKRQEPSKVVNLLDALRQSAKTNDKPAAKSKAASKAKGQPQRKAG, from the coding sequence ATGGCTCCGCGCGCAATTTGGAAAGGCGTCCTCAAGGTCAGCGAGGTGACATGTCCTGTTGCTCTGTACACCGCGGCGTCCACGGCCGAGCGCATCTCGTTTCACACTCTCAATCGCAAAACCGGACACCGGGTGCACAGACAGTTCGTGGACGAAGTGACGGGAAAGCCGGTCGAGAAAGAAGATCAAGTCAAGGGTTATGACCGTGGCGCCGGGGACTATATCGTGCTTGAGCCGGATGAGATCGCCGATGCTATCCCCGAAAGCGACAAGACCCTCGACGTCGCTACATTTTTACCGTGTGACGAGATCGACGACGTCTTTTTCGACAGGCCCTATTATGTTGCGCCTAGTACGCCCGTCGCGTCCGAAGCCTTCAAGCTCATTCGCGACTCCATGGCTGCTCAGAAGAGTGCCGCCTTGGCGCGAACAGTGATCTTCCGCCGCATGAGGTCGATTCTGATCAGGCCGCACGGCGAAGGCCTCATCGCCACGACACTGAATTTCGACTATGAAGTGCGGTCGGCCGAAGAGGCATTCAGCGACATTCCCAAGATTAAGATCGAGGGCGAGATGCTCGAACTTGCTGAGCACATCATTAAGACGAAGGCCGGTGAATTCGATCCGAAGAACTTCGATGATCGTTACGAGGCTGCGCTCGCCGAGTTAGTCAAAGCCAAGATCGAAGGGCGGAAGATCAGGCCTCCAAAGCGCCAAGAACCCTCAAAGGTGGTCAACTTGCTGGATGCCTTGCGCCAGAGCGCCAAAACAAACGATAAGCCGGCGGCAAAATCGAAAGCCGCAAGCAAGGCCAAAGGCCAGCCCCAGCGCAAGGCTGGCTGA
- the ku gene encoding non-homologous end joining protein Ku encodes MAQRTFWKGYLKLSLVTCPVAMLPARSESEKVRFHTLNRKTGNRIQSRFVDAETGQPVGEDDEVKVYAKGDNDYVMLEEDELDAVSLESTRTIDIDVFAPRSSVGWIWYDTPHYLVPDDKIGNEAFSVIREAMKSTKTVGISRVVLYRRERAVLLEPRDNGIVLWTLRYGDEVRAEKEYFAGIRKVDPEADMRSLMEKLIKNRTKDWSPELAQDPVQDELLEIINAKQKGRKAPRKKVDQPSESNVVSIMDALRKSLEPRKT; translated from the coding sequence ATGGCTCAGCGCACCTTCTGGAAAGGCTATTTGAAGCTCTCGCTCGTGACATGTCCCGTGGCGATGCTGCCCGCGCGTTCTGAGAGCGAGAAGGTTCGGTTCCACACCCTCAACCGGAAGACTGGCAATAGGATCCAGAGCCGTTTCGTGGATGCCGAAACGGGTCAGCCCGTTGGCGAGGACGACGAGGTCAAGGTGTATGCGAAAGGCGATAACGACTATGTCATGCTCGAAGAGGATGAACTGGATGCCGTCTCTCTCGAAAGCACCCGCACGATCGACATCGATGTTTTCGCACCCCGCTCCTCGGTCGGCTGGATTTGGTACGACACGCCGCACTATCTCGTTCCGGACGATAAGATCGGCAACGAGGCATTCTCGGTCATTCGCGAGGCGATGAAGTCGACGAAGACCGTCGGCATCTCGCGGGTTGTGCTTTATCGGCGGGAACGCGCTGTCCTTCTGGAGCCCCGTGACAATGGCATCGTCCTCTGGACGTTGCGCTATGGCGACGAAGTCCGAGCCGAAAAAGAATACTTCGCCGGCATCCGGAAGGTCGATCCCGAAGCGGATATGCGCTCGCTGATGGAGAAATTGATCAAGAATCGTACCAAGGACTGGTCGCCCGAATTGGCCCAGGATCCGGTGCAGGACGAACTTCTCGAAATCATCAACGCCAAGCAGAAAGGCCGTAAGGCGCCCAGGAAAAAGGTCGATCAACCGAGCGAGAGCAATGTCGTCAGCATTATGGACGCGCTCAGGAAGAGTCTCGAACCACGCAAGACATAA